The sequence below is a genomic window from Cryptomeria japonica unplaced genomic scaffold, Sugi_1.0 HiC_scaffold_221, whole genome shotgun sequence.
GCCCACAGACAATGGTGCCTGGGATTCCCAAGACTGGGGATCCAGTGGCTGTGTTCGACAGAGCCCATTAAACTGCGATGCCAAAAATGGCAGCACTGACAGATTCGTCGACCTTAATGTGACGTTGCCTAATGATTACACTTCCTCATAGTCTGCACCAACAAAGAAAGATTGCCAGAAACTCTGCTTCCACAACTGCTCATGCACTGCATTTACTTTCAGTCCGCCTTCAGGGCCTTGCCAACTCCGGTCAGGAGATGTGCTAAACATACGCAACTCTCCTCCGTCGAAAAGCAGTTCAAATGTTTCCATCCGAGTAGGTGCTTCTGAACTTCCAACGAAACGCAAAAGCACAACTATTGTCGGCACAGTGCTTGGTATTGTTAGTGCTCTCGCCGTTGCTTTGGGTATCTTTTCAGTTTTCATCTGGCGAAGGCGTCAGACGGATAGGTACGCAGATTCCTCGGACTCTTTCCTCAGAATGTTTAGTTACAAGGAATTGAAGATTGCAACCAGGAATTTCAAGTCTCAGTTGGGGAGAGGAGGATTCGGTTCAGTGTTCAAAGGATCTCTACCAGACGGTACAATTGTGGCCGTAAAAAGAATGGAGTGTTCACGACAAGATGAGAAGCAATTCCGAGCGGAAATTAGTTCTCTTGGGAACATACATTATATGAATTTGGTAAGGCTTCGGGGATTTTGTGTACAAGGATCGAGACGGCTGTTGGTTCATGATTACATGCCCAACTGGAAGACTCGATTGGAGATCGCGTTAGGCACTGCAAGAGGGTTACATTATCTCCACGAAGAATGCAGAGATTGCATCATTCACGGCGATGTCAAGCCCGAAAACATTCTGCTGGACAGTAATTTGTCACCCAAGTTAGCGGATTTCGGGCTGGCAAGGCTTGTGGGTAGAGATTTTAGCCGTGTGCTGACCACCACAAGAGGAACGAGAGGGTATTTGGCTCCAGAGTGGATCTTTGGTCTTCCCATCTCTACCAAGGTTGATGTCTACAGTTTTGGTATGACGTTTTTGGAAATTATTTCGGGGGGAAGAAATATAGACTTAAACATGCAAGATTCAAGTTTGATTTACTTTCCCGCATGGGCTGTAACTCAAATTCAGCAGGGGAAGACAATTAATGTTGTGGAGAAGGATGTTGTAGAGGCGGCAGACATGGAAGAGGTGAGAAGAGCATGTGTTATAGTGTTGTTATGCATTCAAGAGGACGACGAAGTAAGGCCAAGCATGAGGCAAGTGGTGCAGATGCTAGAAGGAAAGATGGAACCTCAACCTCCGCAGATTCCAAGCTATAGTGGTTTGCTAGTGTAGTTATTAGTTATTTAttgtattgcttctcacttggtatGGTATTAGAGTATTATATGATTTGTGTTACTGGAAGAATTTGTGAGAGGAAGTCTTCTTTATTTTAAAACATTAGATAACAGGGTTTTGTGTGGAGAGGTATCTATTCAAAGATTGTATTATTAGATGAGATTCACATTCACTCCCTGATATATGAATAgttttatttaataaagatttcttAATCAGTTAATACTATGTGTGTTTTAAAGTAATCATATATTAGCACTTTCAtcaaaaggaggtgcaatggttagGCTCAAAGTAAAATATAAGTTAAATAATATATTAGATTGTACAAATGAAAGAATGTGAAAACTGAATTTAATAGTGAATAATTTATAATATACCTTAATAAGCATAAAGCAATAGTTGAGATCTTCTTGATAAGTCCTCTAGAATCCTTCATTGTACAGTGTAGCTTTTCTATGATATAAAGAAACAATTAACTTATGAAATAGATTACACTAAATAGATTTGATCTTGATCATTAATGTGTCTTCTTTATTGATGCTAACCTTTTGAAAATGACATTGTTACAATTTGACCAAAATGAATATTTAAGAATgttatataataaaaattaactGAAGTAAATATAATTTCACCCTTTCCGAATTTACTACAGCTACTTTTCTGTGAGTAACTCACGACTTATGACCCGTAATGGGCGGCCATATTCGAAGGAAGTCAATTAACGTGTGGAATTTTAAGTCGACATCAGCAAAAGTCCAGTCGCCTAAGAAAAAATGCAGAAAAAAATATTGGCATGTGTTTTGGGTTTGGCGTAATTCATTTATGTAAGGCCGAACTTCCCTGAGTTGCGTTTTAATTTTCCTCTATTTCACCAATACGGTGGCTAAGGAAGTCAAAGAATTTTTGTGGAATTTTATATGGCAAACAACAAAAGTCCAATCAAGTAAAGATGATATGCCAAAAAAAAATGGCGTGGTTTGGTTTGCATGGCGGGACTTTCCTAAGCCAGTTTCATACTTTGAATTAGCATTTTTTTATAGCACTCCATTTCGGAACTGATTTAACTTAATCAGCGACCAATCTTTTGCATCATGGAACTCAACGAGACCATTTATTCTTTTATTGGTTGTGGTGGAGACAAATAGATGTTTCTGGGT
It includes:
- the LOC131868834 gene encoding G-type lectin S-receptor-like serine/threonine-protein kinase At2g19130 — encoded protein: MEKREKSWKTLFFALTVFSQLKSYGAAIDAGDTLSLGASLTGTQTIISQNGTFELGFFSPNGSNWYIGIWETPARNRSGVLKLSREGNLVLFDAEGASIRSVNTTKKASRAVIIDSGNFLMLKDDNKYETVWQSFDNPVNTWLPGMRFGGQQKLVSWKNPMDPTPGLFSFRTDPSGAKQFVLTWNKSIQYWETGTWDGKIFSKLLEMANLDKGVHVRAESRNSGFYTSITLLPEINVLPRFVLTNLGGLQINAIIRGSKWNTFWSQPADACAVYGLCGAYGTCNSNNLHFCSCVEGFAPTDNGAWDSQDWGSSGCVRQSPLNCDAKNGSTDRFVDLNVTLPNDYTSSYPPSGPCQLRSGDVLNIRNSPPSKSSSNVSIRVGASELPTKRKSTTIVGTVLGIVSALAVALGIFSVFIWRRRQTDRYADSSDSFLRMFSYKELKIATRNFKSQLGRGGFGSVFKGSLPDGTIVAVKRMECSRQDEKQFRAEISSLGNIHYMNLVRLRGFCVQGSRRLLVHDYMPNWKTRLEIALGTARGLHYLHEECRDCIIHGDVKPENILLDSNLSPKLADFGLARLVGRDFSRVLTTTRGTRGYLAPEWIFGLPISTKVDVYSFGMTFLEIISGGRNIDLNMQDSSLIYFPAWAVTQIQQGKTINVVEKDVVEAADMEEVRRACVIVLLCIQEDDEVRPSMRQVVQMLEGKMEPQPPQIPSYSGLLV